A stretch of Drosophila gunungcola strain Sukarami chromosome 3L unlocalized genomic scaffold, Dgunungcola_SK_2 000002F, whole genome shotgun sequence DNA encodes these proteins:
- the LOC128257783 gene encoding SET domain-containing protein SmydA-8 produces the protein MEPSSLTSCALCQAKASQLCAACRNVVYCSREHQKEHWKKGHRSECTCFEIASNEILGRHLKATRDIKIGEQILKEAPLVVGPKVASAPLCLGCHRNLLAPEKPQGNYYKCSACSWPLCGKECENSPHHKAECQLMSSSNFQSKINYTPGEEERKESAYCVIMLLRCMQLKSKDPEAFLKLYSLEDHLKERLETPLYQVLRANLITFIKTVLGLRDWSEMDILRIAAILDTNTFEVRQPRERRKVRALFPGAAMISHDCVPNMRHRFDEDMNIVFLAKRKIAKGEILSISYTQPLRSTIQRRVHLRQAKCFDCSCARCQDPEELGSFAGAQTCLKCKAGKIISLNPLQNSAVWKCQLCNLKRSAKEMVTSDAELQQELESLDKSTPVALEEFIYRHRADLHDTNTHILQAKYALTQLYGSAPGFAMEELSEESLTRKVQLCEELLELANIFDGGWSIFRGNLLIDMEEALVAQALRSEDPEECEEKLRNAAEMLREIRNIMKHEPEMQQLLLERQVILNSALERFEKVEN, from the exons ATGGAACCAAGTTCACTGACATCCTGCGCCTTGTGCCAGGCCAAAGCCTCGCAATTGTGCGCCGCCTGCAGGAATGTGGTCTATTGCAGTCGGGAGCACCAGAAGGAGCATTGGAAGAAGGGTCACAGATCGGAATGCACGTGCTTTGAAATAGCCAGCAACGAGATTTTGGGCCGGCATCTAAAGGCCACGCGGGACATTAAAATCGGAGAGCAAATCCTGAAAGAGGCTCCCTTGGTTGTTGGCCCCAAAGTGGCCTCTGCGCCACTTTGCTTGGGCTGCCACCGAAATCTGCTGGCACCGGAGAAACCCCAAGGAAACTACTACAAGTGCAGCGCCTGCAGTTGGCCCTTGTGCGGAAAGGAGTGCGAGAATTCTCCGCACCACAAAGCTGAGTGCCAACTCATGTCGAGCAGTAATTTCCaatcgaaaataaattatacccCTGGAGAGGAGGAGCGAAAGGAGTCGGCTTATTGTGTGATCATGCTGCTCCGTTGCATGCAGCTCAAAAGCAAGGATCCCGAGGCCTTTCTCAAACTTTACTCCTTAGAAGATCACCTCAAGGAGCGCTTGGAGACCCCACTGTATCAAGTGCTACGTGCCAATCTCATTACCTTCATAAAAACCGTATTGGGCCTAAGGGACTGGTCCGAAATGGACATCCTACGCATTGCTGCCATTCTGGACACAAACACCTTCGAAGTGAGGCAACCCAGGGAGCGGAGAAAGGTGCGAGCCCTCTTCCCTGGGGCCGCCATGATCTCGCACGACTGTGTGCCCAATATGAGGCATCGCTTCGATGAGGACATGAACATTGTGTTCCTGGCCAAACGGAAGATTGCCAAGGGCGAGATCCTGAGTATTTCCTACACCCAGCCTCTGAGGAGCACCATCCAGCGCAGGGTGCATTTAAGGCAGGCCAAGTGCTTCGACTGCTCCTGCGCCAGGTGTCAGGATCCCGAGGAACTGGGCAGTTTTGCAGGCGCTCAAACTTGTCTCAAATGCAAGGCAGGAAAG ATCATATCCTTGAATCCCCTGCAAAATTCAGCTGTTTGGAAGTGTCAGCTTTGCAATCTGAAGAGATCAGCCAAAGAGATGGTCACTTCGGATGCGGAGCTTCAGCAGGAATTGGAATCGTTGGACAAGAGCACACCCGTAGCACTCGAGGAGTTCATATATCGCCATCGTGCCGATCTTCATGACACCAATACCCATATTCTTCAAGCCAAATATGCACTTACCCAATTATATGGCAGTGCTCCAGGATTTGCCATGGAGG AACTCTCAGAAGAATCGCTCACACGAAAGGTGCAACTTTGTGAGGAACTCCTAGAACTGGCCAACATTTTCGATGGTGGCTGGAGTATTTTCCGTGGTAATCTACTCATAGATATGGAAGAAGCTCTGGTGGCACAGGCTCTGCGCTCAGAAGACCCAGAGGAGTGTGAGGAAAAGCTCAGGAACGCAGCGGAAATGCTTAGGGAAATCCGTAACATCATGAAACACGAACCGGAAATGCAACAGTTGCTGCTGGAACGCCAAGTCATTTTGAATTCTGCCCTGGAACGCTttgaaaaagttgaaaattaa
- the LOC128257779 gene encoding LOW QUALITY PROTEIN: protein naked cuticle (The sequence of the model RefSeq protein was modified relative to this genomic sequence to represent the inferred CDS: inserted 1 base in 1 codon) — translation MAGNIVKWWKHKILGGYKQFSVQECTTDSEELMYHQVRASSSCSAPPDLLLVSERDNNIQLRSPVVNIITTPPGNASSAASKHHQSSSHHHQTSANHHHTTRHNPNPLQAGHPQDMSSGGSHSKHLRISSTSNGKHGKYSNMQHHLAQDEDVVDAAASMQQPHGNHAHSRHLHHHKEERIRLEEFTCDVSVEGGKSSQPLQFSFTFYDLDGHHGKITKDDIVGIVYTIYESIGKSVVVPHCGSKTINVRLTVSPEGKSKSQSQSQPVVPVPMPVSLPTAGAGFNNSSSSHASKLKKLPTGLATAMSKPLVGGMGVISSGGTALTTSAGNRRQHRYRPRKLIKSDDEDDDSNSEKEKDAEKAPAGEQPSGSGAKTGGRSHHHQASATRYHQKSNSRAEQCCTEQNTPDNGHNTYENMLNLKCCKPESDQVDCPSHRQNHHQNHQNHQNQHHQLRQQDIYMKQATQRVKMLRRARKQKYQDHCLETRQRSLSVGNDSAWQNRHLQPAQPQQPPVGQAAGTPPQPLSHNKSASGSPPMLPVGGELMLDGVQLRQPRPQSLTTHQQHQQHQQNQQQQRKSAECWKSALNRNDLISIIRESMEKNRLCFQLNGKPQANVSPIRQPAAQQQQQQQQQQRQRCNTGSKIPTLIANHSPVALQSPLSCSPPTADCSTSCIPVAPPAIEVNGQQQQQQQQHQQHQQQHHSHNHHEHPQPHIPIYHQQLAINPAVLAAQQTHNTAHNKLNLCGYDSFLHATICXGGAAAHSPPATPSNVATVQPIPKKSEKKKEYKNYGNLIYAKLSEQLQQKDREQRRQRHKQQHQIRMQDQQKDNGRMEQRPPTSNSSSAGSKIYGDALECAHLLASEEEDLPPSPQLTSTPSKVVSTDTLIDLNDDVGEAVAEAVTEGGKSNVEAAEELELDTSASSSMIHRYVHEHIHHHYHHFKEQQDV, via the exons TCCAGGAATGCACCACAGACTCCGAGGAGCTGATGTACCACCAGGTGCgggcctcctcctcctgcagTGCCCCGCCCGATTTGCTGCTGGTCAGCGAACGTGACAACAATATCCAACTGCGATCGCCGGTGGTGAATATAATCACCACGCCGCCGGGCAATGCCTCCAGTGCGGCCAGCAAGCATCATCAGTCGTCGTCGCATCACCATCAGACAAGTGCCAACCATCACCACACAACGCGGCACAATCCCAATCCTTTGCAGGCCGGACATCCGCAGGACATGAGCAGCGGTGGCAGCCACAGCAAACATCTGCGCATCAGCAGCACCTCCAACGGCAAGCACGGCAAATACTCGAATATGCAGCACCATCTGGCGCAGGACGAAGATGTGGTGGATGCGGCAGCTTCCATGCAGCAGCCACACGGCAACCACGCCCACTCCCGCCACCTGCACCATCACAAGGAGGAGCGCATCCGGCTGGAG GAGTTCACCTGCGACGTGTCCGTGGAGGGTGGCAAGTCATCGCAGCCGCTGCAGTTCTCGTTCACGTTCTACGACCTGGACGGCCACCATGGCAAGATAACAAAGGACGACATCGTGGGCATTGTGTACACCATATACGAGTCCATTGGCAAGTCGGTGGTGGTGCCCCACTGCGGCAGCAAGACAATCAACGTGCGGCTCACCGTCAGTCCCGAGGGCAAATCGAAAtcgcagtcgcagtcacaGCCGGTGGTTCCTGTGCCAATGCCCGTTTCCCTGCCCACCGCCGGCGCCGGAttcaacaacagcagcagcagtcatGCCAGCAAGCTGAAGAAGTTGCCCACGGGCCTGGCCACGGCCATGTCAAAACCACTGGTTGGGGGAATGGGAGTCATATCCTCCGGTGGCACGGCGCTAACGACATCCGCCGGCAACCGCCGCCAGCATCGCTATCGACCGCGCAAACTGATTAAGTCCGATGACGAGGACGATGACAGCAACAGTGAAAAGGAGAAGGACGCGGAGAAGGCTCCGGCCGGTGAACAGCCCAGCGGAAGTGGGGCCAAGACCGGAGGAAGGAGCCATCACCATCAGGCCTCGGCCACCAGATACCACCAGAAGAGCAATTCCCGGGCGGAGCAGTGCTGCACGGAGCAGAACACGCCGGACAATGGCCACAATACCTACGAGAATATGCTGAATCTCAAGTGCTGCAAGCCGGAGAGCGACCAGGTCGATTGCCCCTCCCACCGCCAGAATCATCACCAGAACCACCAGAACCACCAAAACCAGCACCACCAACTCAGGCAGCAGGACATCTACATGAAGCAGGCCACCCAGCGGGTCAAGATGTTGCGAAGGGCGCGCAAACAAAAG TACCAGGATCATTGCCTCGAAACGCGACAGCGCAGCCTCTCAGTGGGCAACGATTCCGCCTGGCAGAATCGCCATCTGCAGCCAGCACAGCCACAGCAACCACCGGTGGGTCAGGCAGCTGGCACGCCCCCCCAACCGCTGAGCCACAACAAGAGCGCATCGGGGTCACCACCAATGCTGCCAGTGGGTGGCGAACTGATGCTCGATGGTGTGCAGCTGCgccagccacgcccccaatCCCTCACCACCCACcaacagcaccagcagcatcagcaaaatcagcagcagcaacggaAATCGGCCGAGTGCTGGAAATCGGCGCTAAATCGCAACGATTTAATTAGCATCATCAGGGAGAGCATGGAGAAGAATCGCCTGTGTTTTCAGCTGAATGG AAAACCCCAAGCCAATGTGAGTCCCATACGGCAACCGGcagcacaacaacaacaacaacaacaacaacagcaacgccAACGCTGCAATACGGGCTCGAAAATACCAACATTAATAGCCAACCACAGTCCGGTCGCCCTGCAATCGCCGCTCAGCTGCAGTCCACCCACGGCGGACTGCAGCACCTCCTGCATTCCAGTGGCTCCACCGGCCATCGAGGTCAACggtcaacagcagcagcagcagcagcagcatcagcagcatcagcagcagcaccacagTCACAACCACCACGAGCATCCCCAACCACACATACCCATCTACCACCAGCAGCTGGCCATTAATCCGGCCGTTTTGGCCGCCCAGCAGACCCACAATACGGCCCACAATAAGTTGAATCTGTGTGGCTACGACTCCTTTCTGCATGCCACCATCT GGGGCGGGGCGGCCGCCCACTCGCCCCCGGCCACGCCCAGCAATGTGGCCACGGTGCAGCCGATACCCAAGAAGAGTGAGAAGAAGAAGGAGTACAAGAACTACGGCAACCTCATCTACGCCAAGTTGAGTGAGCAGTTGCAGCAGAAGGATCGGGAGCAACGACGCCAGCGGCacaagcagcagcatcagaTCAGGATGCAGGATCAGCAGAAGGATAATGGCCGGATGGAGCAGCGACCGCCCACCTCGAACTCCAGTTCGGCGGGCTCTAAGATCTACGGCGATGCCCTGGAGTGTGCCCACCTGCTGGccagcgaggaggaggacctgCCCCCCAGTCCGCAGTTGACCAGCACGCCGAGTAAGGTGGTCAGCACCGATACGCTCATCGATCTGAACGACGATGTGGGCGAGGCGGTGGCCGAGGCCGTGACAGAGGGTGGCAAGTCGAATGTGGAGGCGGCGGAGGAACTGGAACTGGACACCAGTGCCTCCAGCTCCATGATCCACCGCTATGTGCACGAGCATATCCACCACCACTATCACCACTTCAAGGAGCAGCAGGATGTCTAG